GCCATAATTATAGCGGGGTTATTGATAAGGGCACGGGCTATGGCGATACGCTGTTGTTGCCCACCCGATAGCTTGCTTGAGGGCTTATGGGCGAAATTATCCATCTGCAGCTGTTTTAACTTTTGCATAGCATTCTCCTCAATCTCTTCCCTGGTGCATTTGCCAAGTTTCATGGCCGGCAACATCACGTTTTCGAGTGCAGTAAATTCGGGCAGTAAAAAATGGAACTGGAATACAAACCCGATATGCTCATTCCTGAAACGGGCAAGTTCGTTTTGGCTCTTACCAGTTACCGGCGTGCCATTGATGCTGATCTTACCGGTATAATCTGTATCAAGTGTGCTTAGTAAATACAGCAAGGTAGATTTTCCGC
Above is a window of Mucilaginibacter ginsenosidivorans DNA encoding:
- a CDS encoding ABC transporter ATP-binding protein; this translates as MNIALQVENLNKHFREPEDFHVLQDISFTVNKGEFVPIIGKSGCGKSTLLYLLSTLDTDYTGKISINGTPVTGKSQNELARFRNEHIGFVFQFHFLLPEFTALENVMLPAMKLGKCTREEIEENAMQKLKQLQMDNFAHKPSSKLSGGQQQRIAIARALINNPAIIMADEPTGNLDSVNTGLVFDIFKDLSHNKGITILTVTHDLDFANGADRVIEMADGRIK